GGCCCGATCTATCTCACCGAGCGTGACGCTGGGGGCCGGCGCCGGCTCGGCAACGACCTTCGACACCGACGCCCAGCCGACCCCCACCCGGCCCTGGCGCGGCTCCCCGGTCAGGAGGCCGACCACGATCGGGAGCTCCTCGGGGTCGGCCTGGCGCAGCAGGTCGGCCAGGGTGGCGATCTTCGCCGAGCGCGAGGACGTGGCTGCGACGGCGCGCGAGACCCCGACTAGCTCGGCGAGCAGCATGCTCATCCCTCAGCGGGGCAGCACGGCCAGGCGGCGGAAGAGCTGGTCGGACACCCGCACCCCCTGCTCCAGCGACTCGAGCGGGTAGCTCTCGTTCGGCGCGTGGATCTGGTCGAACGGCGTCGCGAACCCGGACAGGATCGTCTGGATCCCCCGGTTCGCCAGCGGCGCCAGGATCGGGATGGACCCGCCCAGGCGGATCAGCATCGCGGGTCTCCCGCACCCCGCCTCGAACGCCTCCCGGGCGATCCGCAGCGGAGGCGACTCGGCG
This is a stretch of genomic DNA from Actinomycetota bacterium. It encodes these proteins:
- a CDS encoding ATP-dependent DNA ligase, which codes for MSMLLAELVGVSRAVAATSSRSAKIATLADLLRQADPEELPIVVGLLTGEPRQGRVGVGWASVSKVVAEPAPAPSVTLGEIDRA